The Pithys albifrons albifrons isolate INPA30051 chromosome 1, PitAlb_v1, whole genome shotgun sequence genome contains the following window.
CAGACAGGGCCTCTACCATGGTCTTctcataagaggaaaaaaagctgaaacCCTCAGAGGAAAAGCACACCAAGCCATGTGTGTGCTCAAGTTTATTTTGCTTGTGTCATTCTAATGACAATTAATGAACTCAAGAAATTCTCTctcattattttgatttttttccacctgTTAAATTAAAACCCCACCCATTGTCCAGGATGTTGTGGTTTATATTGTTATTTAAGCCCAAATATTCACCAAGACATATTCCTGCCAAATGGCCTTTAAAGGAAATctgtgaaatgtattttaaaagtttgcCTTAAATATTTGATTCTATACAAAACATGTCCCAAACCTTTTTGGTTTAAAAGGATTTTCTCCACTGCTTTTTGTCCATACAGTTTATTACCAAGTGAGGTGTGATTTGGGACAGAGGAAAAGTTAACTAGAGATTTTTGGGCATGTCCATTACCAATTCCCAAACTTAATTCTCCAAATTGATGGCTAAAAACATTTACCAAAGACCAGGTTTCTTCCTAAAATTTGAAAACCTGAAACCCAAATCATTGAGCCATCAGTCATTAATATTCAGCCATGAGTCAGTAATGACATACAAAAGCAATTATTATTTCTGGGCTCCAAGCACTGTCTTGTAAGAGCTAAAAAATAGTGAAAGGGAGTTTAATGTCTGATTCATTTAAGCCTCTGAAAATAAACCCTTTTGCAGGCTctgaaaacactaaaaattGTCATACACACGGAAGTGAAAGCTGTAGCTTGTGTAGCTTATTAAGAAGTCCAAAAGATTGTTCTTATTTAActatcaggggaaaaaataataaaccaaaaaaatcacagaGTGAACTAGTGGTTTTACTTGGCAGGCACAGGGGGTTTTCCACAGGATCCACAAAtgaaaagtaagaaaattaaatcaaatttcAGTGAGCTATTCTTTATTTCTACCAAAACTGCAGTGCAGTGGAATAAAGAGTGCAGGACAAGTTCCTCCCACACACTGTTCCCAAAGCCCAGCAGCACATTCCATAGGGAACCTTTGGAAGGAAGCAAGgatggaggcagagctgcttggTGGGAGGAAATTTTCCTCTGGAGGCAGAATTTAACCAGAGCTGATTATATTGGAATTATTAAGTGAAGAATTACCACCAAAAGTGAAGGATCAACCACCAGAAGACAAAGGAGCAAAACTGTAGCTCATGTTTGCCTAAGGAttgggaaaaaaggagagactATCCAAGCTCACCTGATGGGAGATAAAATAGCACATTTTATTTGAACTACCTTAAGAATATACTATATAGGGAAAGTAGAACAAGTAATGTCCTTATCAATAGGAGaggatttttaattaaaaaacaacagtgacaaaacaaacaactacaaaaaccctaaaccaaaccaaaccaaacaacatcCCCCacagaaaccaaaaccaaagaacaAATTGTAACCAACTAAACCTTTTGTTAGCAGTGAAATATCTCCTTGTGATTGACAGAAATTAGACTTTCCATAGAAGTTTtcaatttggtttttttagggGGAAGTTGgttagttttggtttggttgctgctggtttgatttttatttttttcccaaggagaatttttaaaaagatgaaacTACATGATAAAATAATTAGCTGAAGTTATCAGAAAATATCTTTgctgcagagacacacacaTCCTTCTGGAAATATATGTTACATAGAATTGTATCAGAAAGAAAGCAGCTATCAGGGCACAATCTGAGCTTCATGAGTGACTTCCTGAAGCATTATCTTCCACAGAAATCATTGCTCAAAGAACTGAAAGCTTTACTTTCTAATTTGAGCTTTGAGTTTCCATTTTCAGCCTATTGATAACCATGTGCTGCTGTTGTGCTATGGCCAAGGCAGGGCTGTCCTGTTTGCCTGAAACCTGAAATTGTGCTTTCCTTTAATCACAGATAGAAGGGTCTAAGAGAAAGATAAGTGACCCTGTTTCATAACTAAAATGTGTCTTTTAGAATGGTCTTAttcaggaaagcagagaaaggacTAGATATGCAGGCAGGGCATGCTCACTAAATACTACCTTGTGAATGTTAGAGCTGTTATCATTgcaattatataaatatattaaatatataaataaaatataaatgtgtattatatataatatatatatttatatatatagttatatatacatacacacacatacatttattttttttcatatattagTGTAGGCTACTCCTCAGGGCCACCAGTAACTCACACTCCACAAGCTTCCACAAAAACTAACCccaatattaatattttcatatctAGAAATTTTTTCAAACTATGTAATCAACCTTCCTTCCTTCAATTTCAGCCCATTGTTTCTCCCCATACACAGCagagacataaaaaaaaaaatagttgcattcttttttcctctctctagATGATTTTATTACGTCCTTCCATCTGATTGCTTTTCTTTAAGTGAAAACAATTCACAAGAATTTCAAGCTTTACTTTGTGGCTTTTTTAGCATAGTCATGGTGCTCTCTGGCTTCTTTCCAGCTTGGAGAGACTCCAAGCATTGCCCTGCTCTTTCTGTAGAGCACTGGACAAGACCTAAATACATTTCCTCATTCTTAGCAGAACACAAAGCTTACCACGTGCCCCTCCTTATCTTCTTGAATTGAGCCTCCCTTTtaacaaataatttctgttaAATCTGATTTACTGCTGGTAATCTATTGATGGCTTTCTCTCTCCACTAACtactgaaataatattttcctagTTTTGCAATTTGCATTTGATGTGCATCTCATCCTCTGCCATGACTTTTCCAATGTTGCTCAGTTCTTTCATGCCTCTCATTCATAACCTGACCTTGATTACTGCTTTTGGAGGTTTCTTTCTTGTGTCTTTGAAAAGCTGCTCATGATTTGGCCAAGACAGCCTTTTACTGAGTGTTTACTCTTGTCATTTATGGGGTGCATCACcagctgttttctttgcatttacCTCTGAGGAGTTTTATCTCCCACATCCCCAAACTTACCAAGGCTTTCTTTGccaaacaaaactaattttattcTGCTGCTCTCATTCCTTCTCTTCTTAAGGATATTTAATGAATTGTGGCTTCTATTTCCCCTTGGTTTTTATCCAGATGTTTTTCATTAGTAAAAAGATGTTATTTGTACCCAGGGCTGTCATCCTCCTTGTTAATTTTCTCATCTCCATCCAAATTATCTGAATTTCCTCCACTTGCCCCTTCCACAAGGACCAGTTTTAAAGCCTCTCTCCAATTAGCTTACCTGTGTGTTTTTGCCATTCTACTCACCCCACTTCAAACCTCATTTCAAGCCATCCTGACTAAGGGAACACTTCAGATTTGGACCCCTCAAAGCAGAAACTTCCTGGGATTCCAAGCTCTGTGGGCAGATGAGTTTCATTATTCCACAAGGCAGAGATGTGGCAGAGACCACATTTTTTTGCAGTAGCTGCAAATAACACATACAGTTAATAACCCTCTCCTTGTTATCAAGCAAGACCAGGTACATTTAATAAGGCAAAATGAGAATAAACTTAGAGGTTTGAGTTCTAACTAATTTAGAGATGCCCATTTCCAAAGGCCACTTTGAAGAGAGTAAACTGGAAaatcaacagcagcaaaacattgGTTTTGCCATGATGAATCCATGGACATACTGTGATCAAAACTCAGTATTACTGAGTGCTACACTCAGTAAAgttattataaataaatgaaataaaagtacatacattttttactaaaaatcaaagtaaataaaagttatttatgCTGTGGAGTGTTCTGAGATATAGAAAGGCTTACAAACTAGAGATCATAAATAGAAATTGTTATTCTGACCATCCCAAGCTCCTGAATGCCCTATCCAGGTATTCCCAAGGATTGCTGTATCATGTGCATATCCTGGATGGCAGTGGGGACATTTTTGGCATTACAGTTTTGGCTGCTCACagacccctctgctctgccctccccttcAGACTTCTCCCTACAAAACTTGCCTTAAgtacttttacattttttctacTCCTCTCCATCAGGCAGAAGAAACAGCTATAGTTAAGATTTCTAAGATACACATATTTCAGATATGGATATATTTATGAGCAATCACTCTCTCCATTGCACAAGCACAGTACTATAGGAGAACATTGGGCACATGGTTCTTACATAGTTTTTGTTACTTTAAATTAGCCAGAGAAATAAAGCATCACAAAAAACATGAAACTTTGCTAAAAGGTCAAGACATTCAATACCAAGACCCAGAGTTAAAGTGACTTGAACCCATAACTTGAAGTCTTAactaaaaatgtaataaaaattttaaaagtagatAATATATGTTTGcattaaatgtaattattttcaatattaCAATTATAAAAGTCTCTACTAAAATAGCACCTCTACTTCTGCAATTTAAGAAGAATTGTGAAGTAAGTGAATTAAATCTAAAAGTAACAGAAGATGTCTGTGAGAAGGACGACAGAGAAAGACCTGCTATGCATatcttacatattttttttaaactattaatCCTCTAATTTGATTGAGATATAGAAAACAAGGGAAAGTTCACATCAGAGAAACTGCATTGAACAACCctcctgaaaacaaaagaatgaGTAGTCTTGATGTTTCCTGCTCTCACTGTTCCCTGTGGAGATCAGATCAGCTGCAAGTGGACAAGGGAAGTCCTGAGTAATACCAGAGAAAAAAGCCTGGAATTAGTGTTATGGGGAGCACACAGCACACCCCACTGCTATGATTTGTGTTATGCTTTTTTTCCAGGGTTCAATGCCACAAGTTGTTCAACTGAAATTCAAGTTAAAAGACGCACCCAGTACACAACTCATATTGGAGGCTCTTTGACCATGGAGTGTCCAGTTCTCTACTGCAGGACAAAGCCCGGCCTGCAGTGGTGCAAGATGGAGGAGGCCAAAtgtgtgctgctggaggagggcaGGAGAGAGTGGAAGTCTGACTCTGTGTTTGCTCTGGAGATTTCCCCAGTTCATCAGAACCACAGTGGACGTTTTCGGTGTCAAGGAACAGAAGGCAACTTGTCCATTGAGAGCCATGAAATAAAGGTCATTGTTGAAGGTGAGCCACCTGTGGCATGAAATAGCCCTTTTAAACCAAAGAATGACATTTACAGAAATGTTCCTTCTTGCTGGTAAGGGGCTTCTTCTGACAGGTTTGGCTGGTAGCACCATTGTGATGGTACCTGCTTTTATCCTACCTCTTGGAAGgccagaaacaaaaggaaagaatataatAAAGGGATAACAGGAGGATCTGGCAGAGAAAGGCAAAGCTGCAATCCCAAACAGCCTTTAGTGGACTATTTGATAATGTAAAAATATCAGTTGGGACAAAAACAGCTtgtgggaggaaaggctggttAAAAATCACATGGGCTACACAGGACATAAATGAGTGTGTAGCAGCAGCCAACGAGGCCACAAAACTGTAGAGAGGACAAAGTAATTCCAGTGTCTTGTTGAGGATGGTCAGAGTATGATTTTGTACCCCAAGAAGTTCAAGAGCAGGAAAGCTCACAAGAGCTTTGAAGGATCCTGAGGAAAagtgaggtttttttcattaactgAGGCACTTGGGATTCCAAGTGTAGATTATGACAAGCCACATCTGCTCTCCTcaatgctgctctgcaggtaGGAAGTGATCTGTGTGGCCATAGCATCCCCCTGCCCCCAGGCAATGAGTTGTAAGGGTGTTGTGTTCCCAGTTCCTCTCCTGGTAAGTtaatgaactttaaaaccttGTTTAATGCTGCAACAGAGGGGCTAATAGAAAACTTACTGCAAAGGATATGCTCAGCTCATGATGCACATTTCCTCTGAAATATGTTCTGATTATCTATTTGTTTGAATGCCCAAGAGATCTGAAAGATAGAACTGCTTCACTGGCAGTGGGAGACAAACACATCATCCTCTTTCCTCCAAAACATCTTTCCCTTCGCTTGAGGCTGTTGGTGCAAAATGTCAGGTTGCTGTTTCACTTCCCtgtcttgcttttctctttcagaaaaacCTGTAAACATTGCCACAGTTTCACCAGAAAGTAAGTTCTTATTTCACCTTTAAGAGAAAGGAACTAATCTGTATTGCTATGAATTTCTGGTTAGAATGCTTTGTGCAGTCAAGATCATTTTTAAACTCTTTGCTAAACTGGAATTGCTTTCTTCCTGCTTGAACAAAATATAGTCTCACAAGTGGGACAGTTTCCAAGGCTGGTACTGTCCAGAAATCAGAATAAAGGGGACAAAGCCAATTAAATTACCTCCTGGTGCTATACACAACACTTCTGGGACACTCTTTAATATCCCAGTAATAAATGGGTTCTACATACAAAGGGATAGAATCACATTTTACCATCACTTTTAACATAGCCTGAAATACAGGTTTTACTCACAGTGGGTCGTGGTTCACAATTACAATTGCAAAAATATGCTGGAAGGTCAGGGCATTCCTCTAATTCTGcccttttctttgcatttgccAGGCATTATTCATGAATTACACCTTCCCATGGACTTTTCCTTCCAGTAGCTTCATACTTTATAGAATGCCCATGGAGCTCAGGTTCTCTCATGACATGCTGCACCAAACTGTAGAAAGTTTAAGTACATTAAAAACTCAGTTGCATCAGAAAAACATATTGCTAAAAAAAAAGCCTGGCATATTTCTCTATGTTAATACCTTCTAATGCAATTTTAGGTACCACTAACATCTCAGCAGAGTCTCAGAAATCTGAGAACTACAAGATATTGCTCATTACTTCAGCACCAGCGGGTCTGTGTTGTCTATTCACCATTGGATGCACGTTTTGGTGTCTAAGGAGGCGCCATGGTAAGTAGTTTTACCCCCTAAGCTTTGCCTAGGATGCATTGGATTACACTCCTCTTCAGGGCTCCATGGCAGTTGCACTGAAAGCTCCGGGAATCCCCTTACAATTTTCCATCTGATTGCTGTGATGGCCTTGTTGAGTGTCCCAGTTAAGATACTGAACCTTTAATTTGCCCCATATATTGTTCCCTTGCAGAGACAGAAGGATGGAAGCAAAGtaagaacaaataaaaacctCAGACTTGAcaatagtctttttttttccctttcttttttccagcaaagcaaaagagaacTCCATTAACAcaacagagagaagagatcctgGTATGTTTAACTTTTTCCATCATCAAAACCCGACCTTGTCCTGCATAACCTCATACCAAGAACGAATCTTTGTGCAGTGCAAAACATGGCAGAGGATCAGAGGGACCTTCTGTGTGCCTGGATGGTTTGTCTGGTGGGAGATCCCACCAGGGTTGAGCTGAGGGAAGGAACTAAGGGTCCTAGACAGAAAGAGACTTTAGGCATCTGAAGTCCTCTTAAAACACATTAACTTCTAAGTCTCATTCCAATAATAGTTTAGGCACCTGAAGCAACTGTGTTGGTCTCATTCAAACTGTCTAAGACAAAATATGACCCACAGAGCAAGAAAAAGgcctgaaaagaaagaatttaataTGTGACTAGCAGGAATTCACACAGGTCCTGCAATAATCCTTAAATGAGCAGTACAGAAGAGCTCTCACAAAATGCTGAATCAGTTTTGCCTTAAGTTAGCATCTTGCAAGAAAATACATGAGAGTTtaggaagggaaataaaatgcagaggaaTGATTTCTaactttgtttcaaagaacaatgTAAAATACAGAGACCAGGTGAATCCAATCCACCTGCACTCAAAAGCAGTTTAAAGGGCATTAAACAGCTTGAACAAAATCTCACAAGACTCATATTTAGTAGGAGCACAGGCAACAAAGAGCTCTActctgttctgtttgtttgcagGTTGGgagtgcagcagctgctgctggaacaaCTCAAGCTTCACAAGAAAGCTCCTCACCTTATAGTTCCATAGCCAGCCCACCACATGCCTTGAAGGACAACATCATTTATGACAACCATGTCCCTCCCTGGAATGCTCAGAGGACAGCACCTAATGCACCTTGCACCAATCCTTCCATCCCAGTTCTACCTGAAAGCCCAGATGGCCTGACTTATGCTGAACTAAATCATTCTGCTTCTGCAGGAAGATACCAGAGAAGGCAACCAATTGTGGTCAATGAAATTACAGAATATGCCTGCATAAATGTGCATCAATAAATGCAGCAAGGACTTCTGCAGATAACCATTGTGCAGCCTCAGTTCTAACTTCCCTCCAGGATGTTCATTCCCTTTTGGGAAAGCTTCTTTTTATTAGGAAGGACCAATGGATGCTCTGCTGTAACAAGAGAATTCAAAACACAGCCCGTGTCAACGAGTGGGTATTTTCactgtgtgtttgtttcttaaatatTGGAATAAAACCAGtcaggggatttttttccccttccaatGTTCTATTTTTTGGTTAAGGCTTCAATATccaagaggaggaggggaaggtttTCCCAGGATAGAAACATGTAAAATGAACTTGTGAGGAAGATGATATCAAGTCAAATTTCTCCCAGGTAAAAGTTATGAATATTTGTAGGAGAATTTTTCTCTGAGTTTCTAAGAACATCCTTCCAAGGATCCAGCTTTTCATTCCAGTCCACTCTACCTCATGCAAAGTTCTCCAAGCATCATGAATGTCTAAAGCTATTATTAAACAAAATGGAGTGAATATTCGTGTGTGTTTGTACTTtgtggaggggaaggaagagagggTTGTCTTACAAAGAATTCTCACAAATAAGGTGtgagaaaatatggaaatataCTCTGGTTTTGTCTTGCTGGGATGATTGATTAGTTAAGGTATTGCATGTTGCTTTTGTCCACAGTGGATCAATGGAAATAACAAATGATCAGCAGCAACTGATCCCCAGtcaaaaatcaatttttctttttcaaaaataactGCGTATAACTGTGTCATGCTAAGTTTTCTTCCCAACACTGGCACAAAAGTGATTCTGTTTCATGCCTAGGTTTGtggaaaagaagacaaaaatgagaCAAAGATCAAGGTGCCTTTTGAAGTTCAAAAAGAACACTCATGCCCCTCATCTGCGCCAATTTTTCAGCTCTAGCTTGGACACCATCCATCTGCTCTTGCAAAATAAGGAATGTTCTTAAGATTACTCTTTGCCACACTTGCACCAGAGGTTTTTACAGCACCAAGCAGAGAGTCTTGAACTTGGTTACAAATTTGCACCCCAGTAGAAAAGGAAGGATGTACCAGGTCTCAGGCTGCAAGTAAAACATCAGAGGGTTTGTACTCAAcatcatggaaaaaaataaggctCTTCTATCTTGATATTTCATCTTGGTAGCCAACCAACACC
Protein-coding sequences here:
- the BTLA gene encoding B- and T-lymphocyte attenuator, yielding MGCKSLSEPHLPNPQEHLLDNAQTVKAPSVMLIKRIQLYTLLVTLAQSNSHVYGFNATSCSTEIQVKRRTQYTTHIGGSLTMECPVLYCRTKPGLQWCKMEEAKCVLLEEGRREWKSDSVFALEISPVHQNHSGRFRCQGTEGNLSIESHEIKVIVEEKPVNIATVSPESTTNISAESQKSENYKILLITSAPAGLCCLFTIGCTFWCLRRRHAKQKRTPLTQQREEILVGSAAAAAGTTQASQESSSPYSSIASPPHALKDNIIYDNHVPPWNAQRTAPNAPCTNPSIPVLPESPDGLTYAELNHSASAGRYQRRQPIVVNEITEYACINVHQ